Genomic window (Rosa chinensis cultivar Old Blush chromosome 6, RchiOBHm-V2, whole genome shotgun sequence):
CCCATTAGAATCAATGGAGGAGATCTTGACAGGGTTGCTTGGGGAGAAGAAAGATGACCTCCAGTTGTTGATGAGGCCTTCGTCGACAATAACGAAACCCTCAACGTAATCGAATTTCTGGCTGCTGGGTTGCCCATGCAGAGAGATCAGATATTCCTGGTCTTTGGTAAAGGCCGAAAAATTTGAATACAGTACTCGGATCCACCTCACCTATTGACAATAAGAACAATaagaacaaaataataattaaattaAGTAgcaaaaagaaggaagttgaACCAGATTATAACTAGCAGCATAAAAATGGGACACGTCAACAACATTGCCAGCTATGGAAGAGCCGTTTGAATGGGTTAAAAAAGCTTTCGAGTAAATGGACTACACATTTGATTCGATATCCCTTAAAAGTAGTACTTCAAAGGGGAAGGGAAGGGGAACCATTAGGTCATGataccttgctttttaggttttgtGGCTTTCgtcaaacataaacaaaaaccaGGAATTACTTCCTTTCTCCAAAAGCCGTGTATGTATGTCTGTGTCCCACTAACACCGTGGAAGGTGGAACCAATTAACCAGATTTAATTTGTAATAAACAATCATATAAGTTTTGGAAAAGTAAATTATACCCTTTTGGGGGCTGGTTCAAGGGCAATTCTAGCCCTAGTGATGATTCCAAACTGGCCAAGCCCACCAAGAACAGCGTGGAACAGCTCTGAGTTTCTCTCTTCTGAACATGTCAAGAGCTCGCCTTTGCCTGCATCGCAACATTGATTCACATGTCAAAGATATTATGAACATGCTAATTAAGCATTTTGGGTAATTACGCAGTCGATTAACGACAGCAACaacttaataatttgagaaTGTTGTTGTTGTGTCATCAATATATATCTGGTACATAACAAAAAGAGGCCATGTGCAGGTATATCGTGTTGTAGCAGAGAAGTGATTTCATCAACTACCCTGCTACTTTGGACACTTCCATTAATAAGCAAAAGCAAATCATTGTACTGAATTATGCTAAATGATTGAAATTAACAGAATGTCACTAAGGGAACGGACCTGTAACAACGTCAACCTCAAGAACATTACTAATCTGAGGTCCATGGTTGAAAGCTTGGCCACTGATTCCGGCGTTGGAGAGTGTACCGCCTACTGACAAGTACAAATAGTCTGTCCACGACTTGGGGGCGAGTCCATACTCCAACGTCGCCCTCAACACCTCTATCCACAGCTCCCCTCCCCACGCGTCCATGTACAAACCCTTCTCCGAAACAACCCGACCCACAGTCTCACTCCGGCCGGCGGCCGGCTTCCCCGACCCAACCCGGTTCCCTCCGCTCATTTCAACCACCACCCCATTTCTCGCCTGGGCCTGGCCGTTGATGGAGTGGCCATGCCCACGAGCTGAGACGCTGAAGCCCTTGGCGGAAGAGTACGCAGCCCGCACGAGCCGCGTTACGTCTTCCGCCGAAGCCGGGTGCATAACGGCCAACGGCTCCGCTCGGCTCATGAGACCAAAGTCCTTGGACGCCGTCTCCACGTCGGACGGATCCAGGCTGAGCTGTCCGTCCACCACGAGACGGAGCAGCTCCGCCGGTTCCATGGTCAGCCCCACCGTAATAAGCAGCCTACATATCGCGAATGTAATCAAAACAAGCTTTGTAGCCATCTTGCGctccttttcttcttgttcttcaatattcttgatcttcttctttataAAAACACCGGCGGTACGATCTTCAAGAAAATTGTAGAAAGAAAGGAATGAAGCAAAATCTTGAGGCAGCGATGTTGGGTTTTGGGAGTCTGTGATCGAGCGAACGTAAGCTGTGATTTGGCTTTATTTTGGACGCAACGAACATGCACGTACAGAGAATCGATCTTTGTACTAGTACAATGGACGAGTGTGGGTTTTTTTGGACCATACACTACTGATGCATAACATTCTAATAATACTATTGGGGctaacgagagagagagagggaattcAGATCGATTATTCGATCGAGTCGAGCCTGACTGTGTTTTTTTCTGTGCTGACAATTTCTCTGCGTTGGTGTTTAGGATATAACATGCAGGTACTCAATTTAAAGGACAGAGGGCTCCGGGGTGGGTCCGGGAACACGTGTCCGTTCACGTGAGAGGGGTGATGGACGCGTGTCGGGAGATGGAATATGGGACATGGTGGGATGATATATCCACACCCCACCCTTTGAGGAAGAGGATGCATGGGATGGGGCCTACGGGTAGATACGGAGGATCTGTGTGGGGACACGAGCAAGGTACAGTTCACGTGGGTGCAGACACTGGCGACGATGTTCGGCTGATGCTTATGCCTTATGCAACAACAATAACAACCGATAaagattctctctctttctctttctctttctcttttgctCTTTGCTTTAGGATTTTAgggctttttttcttctttctttggggGTCAAGGCTTTAGGGCTTGTTTTCAAATCACGATCAATTCCTTATATTGATAAAGAATCAAGAGAGAGACTTGCGTGGGGCACCCGCACCACGTAAATATAGGGCTGACCAATCAACCCCCAGTAGGGGGGTCTTTTGGGTATTGTATTTTTAAAAAGTAGGGGCAGTTTCggaacaaggaaaaaaaactcGGATGTCTGATTGGCTTGTTCTATATCCACGTGGTGGGGAAGCccctacctaagaatttctcaagAATCAAACTACTTCGGTTACATtagtgagttaattacatattcatACAGTCAATATTCGAACCGAGGTCCACAATGTTATcccaacaaaaccagattaATGTCCCGCTACATGCCCACTAACCAGAAGGCTCTCAAACATGCTGACTACAAACTAATAGAAGCTGGGACTCGAGCGCTAAACATGAAGTTCCATATTAGAGAGCTTGACCAACCTTACCACATTAGGTAGTTAGTCTCCCATATGCTTATACTTAAACTGATATTAATAAATGGATCTAATAACTAAATAATACTCTCAATAATTAATCAAATATGAATGATCAAGTCCTTAGAAAATCACAGAATCTAAGCCTTAGATTGCAATGAGGCGCCGGCATTATGATTTGCCAAAACAAAGGTAAAATATGAAAGCTTCACAAACCAAGACAATCATACACAACAAGTGGGTACGTATGTTTGGAAATTAATTAGTCAGTTGGTTAATTAAACTAACTGAAGTCTAGGGGATATGGATACAATATAGGGAAAATGTCGATTTTGCTGCTATGAGCTCAAGTGGGTTTCAACTAAAATGGTGCCCACTTTTGGATTATCTTAGCTATACAAGTCTAAATTTTCCATTTAAGTAGTTGACTAATGACAAATGCAATAGAGATGGCATACCCATCAGGAAACCCTTGGTGATAAGAATAGAACCCTCAAACTTTAGAAAATGATAGATTCTAAAACTATTAGCTTCTTTATTCAATTACGTATTTGAAGGATTTTTCCACTTAGTTCGTAGAAAGTTGTTCCACAACCTTCCTATGACTTATGAATCCCACCATGTCCGACGTAGAAATTGGTCCAAAACTTTCACGACTCAATTTCGTGGAAATGAATCGAGTGAAAGAATAGTTACTACATAATTAGAATATGTGAGATTTGCCAAGAAAAGAAGTCAAGTAGCAAACATTATTATATAATGAAGATCGACATCTGCATATGGTCATCATAAGGCAAATGTTTGTTTCACATTGCCTAGGGCCTATCAGCCAGAATAATGAAAACGATCATCCAATCGATGAGCGCATGTCTTGAGCTTTATGCATTCATGGACCACTTAATAATTGCTTGTCTAAAATCTAAACTAAGTAGTATTCAATTAACTATAGATGTGGTTGCGCATTTTTCAAAGTTAGATTTGtttctttccctttcttttatgagatgaaaataaaacaaaactcaCAACTCGTATTCTAAATACCACCCGATTTAAGTCGGTCAAAATTCAAAGTCAGGATGATAtatttgtttcaaaaaaaaaaaaaaaaaacacatacacATACACACGCATGAATTTTATAGTTCAAGATGGGTACTTGGTGTGATATTGCTTGCACTTGCGTAGTTATTGGGCGACAACCAACAACTTTAATTGGCCGGTGTTGAAAAATAGCTTTAACTACGTACAAAAACCAGATTGATATTGACTATGTAGGAAGTGATCAATCATGAACGTAGGTAGGCAAATCCTATTCTTCGAAGAAACATGCCCACATGAACTGGGCACACCTGCATTAATTTTTTATCTGTATTCTTGGTGTGAACATTAATCGAACATATCGATCGCACAGTTGAAACTTAGATATCACACAAGAGCTATAGCTAGCAGATGAAGTTGTAAAGACCTGGAAGTTCATATGTCAGATCAATGTAAACGAGGAAAACACTTTGAAATCAAGACCAATCGGTTTTTCTTAAGATTACGCTAGATTTGACAATAAAGCCTTGTCTCTGTCTGGTTAACCAAGCTAGCCAAGGACAATGATCGAGTGGCTTAGCCTGAAGTGCGTACAATAGTCAATGAATCAGAACctaattcttttaatttgtcgATGTGACAAGAATAGGTGTGTTACATTGCCTAATGTCCTCAAGACTTGGGGATTGCAACACGAGTCTTGTATAGGGACCAAGATAACTACCAATAACTTGGATGTACTCTAGCTAACAATTCAATGCCCAATTGGTTTGGCCACAATCCATTTGTATAAACATGCATGCGTTCCATAAGGCTAAGGACTAGGACCCGCGACTAATACTAATTAGTCAGCTGCACAATGAATTATTATTTAATCTGCTTCAGATGGACACAGCGAGAAAACTCTTAGGATTATCTATTAGGGTTGTTACAGATTTGTGGTTGTATTTGGGACAAATTGAAGTTCTTTAGCAACAAAAGTTGCTTCATCCTGAAGCCAATCAATCGATTGATGTCTTCCTAGATTAATTCCATTTGAAAGCCGAAAATCGACGTCATATTATGTTAATTATGttttgggtgcggctattgtcatTCTAATAACTATTTTATTCACCCTACAAGTTTCTGATTTATTAAAATACTAAAATATCTTAatatgaaattacaataaaggaTAATATTagattaaaaattacaattcaTTTTTCTTGTTATCCCTACAGAATACGTACTTAAAATTAcaattaatttttcttattacCGTCTACAGAATACGTGCTTAAACTTCAtttttaatcttttcattcaTTGTTAAACCTGGTGAGATTGATTGACTAAGACcattaaaaattacaattaatcTTTCTTATTACCCCTACAAAATACGTACTTCAATTTCATTCTTAATCTTTTCATTCGTGGTTGAACTCGGTGAGACTGATTGACTAAAATTCATGAGATTGACTGAGAAAGACGAGGAGGAAGCCAAAAACAACTGCGAGAGACACTGAGAaagccaaatagaaaaagattTCGAGTTAAATCCTATATTGGAAAAGGGCATTTTTGGGTACTGCAAATGGGTGAACAAAataaacatgaaattttttAGTACTTGTAGGGTGAGAAGAgaatgtagggtgaacaaaataGTTAGTAGAGTGGCAATAACCACACCCTTATGCTTTTTTTCTTGCCATTAGGAATCATTAATCATTATTTATGTAGTTCTTTCCTTAAAGAAATAAGAATTATTTATGTATGCTATAGTTTTAATTTGAAAAGTGGTTGCTGTTTAATATATTGTGAAAGTGACACAAGCTTATTGCCTTGATTTTCTATTATGCTGCCCTGCTAGAATATGATAAGTTTCAGGTACATGGAATATACCCGGCCATTTATAAACACTATATGTTTTCCCCAAACTATCATCTCCTAAATAATGATAATGCGTTGTGCATGCATCTTTTTCCTTACTTAGATTAACAAATAGTAATAAAAATTTACAACTTTTTACCAAATATACAGTTATTGTACAAGTGTCCAAAACTATATAAGGCTGCTGTTGTAACTTTTCATTAAATTCAATCAATACAATAGTATAGCCTCTCTATTTCCTCTgcatttctcttcttcttaaAGCTTTTCTTCTTCACTGCCACTTTATCTAGTGAAGCATTATCATTTGTGGTTGGAAGCCATAATTCATGTGAAGTTTGGAAAAATTTGAGGGTGAGATATGGTGTCCATTCTAGATCAGCCGTCATGCAACTCCAAACAAACCTGTACACAATTCAAAAAGGTAATAACACTATAGACAAGTATTTTTAGCGTATCAAGGACATTACTGATCAATTAGCTTTTGTTGGCATTCATATTCCTGATGAAGAGATTATTATCATTGTTGTTAATGGCCTTCCCTCCAAGTACAAGTACATGACTATCAAAATCGTGATCAAAGCTCAGATCACAACCTTCAATCTTAGCTCGGCCGGGGATGTAGCAACCTAGATTTTTGAACAAGTCGATTGAGTTTTATATGTAATTAAACTATAATAAGCTAATTTGTACGTATACACATATTCCAACTAATTCTGTCAAGTACGACCATGACGATGACCAATTGACCCCTCGACCATATTTTAAattatatcaatagaaaaatatGTGCAAACCTATACTGCATGAGAGAATAAGATTGAAGGTCATGTAGATGACGATCCATCAAATCACCAATaagttcccaaaaaaaaaaaaaaacaatgtcatTCTTTCTATTGTATATTGCTTTGTTCCTTTAGAATACCAAAGATTACTGCAGAAGATTAGGTTAAGAGATCATATAGATCATCGAACTATCGAAGTCCTGCTAATGTGTATAAAATCTGACCCGCCAATTGAATAGCCAACCCGATCAACTGCACTATATATCTTTTTGGCAAATTTGCTCTTTTTGTTGCATATAAATTAAACTAGTTAGCTGGAAACACATGTAATTTATATAACGAATATAAAGGAGTTTGTTTGTAAAGTGCCTGTGATCGAAAAAGAAAGACATTATTTTGTCCATTTGCTTATTGCGCGCTTTGTGATTCGCTTATGTTGCTGTCTTGcttttgagtttaaatttaaGTTGATGCAGGCCATCTTTTAGAATCAGGAAAGAGGCAGAACGAAAGTACAAAGTGCAGCAAATCAATATATGAATATAGGCTACAAGTTAAGGACCTACAGAGCTTTGGCTTTACAGGCAAGCTGCTCAGTAAAGCAATGCACAATCTCTTTTGTGTTGCTGGAAAAGATAGCAGCTAGCTCCCACTGCCATGCATGCCCTCATTTTCCCATCCTGACACCATTATATTGCATCTTCTTTACATCAGATTCTTCTTCACTCCTTTTCTAAAGATAATGACTTCTTAATTAGTGGAAAATGGACCATAGCTAGGTCTAGGTATGTCGTATGtgtatgtgtctatatatatatatatatatatatatatatatagggcttccactaagggatcatttttttggtcttttatagggatatgcattagaccaacttttagatcatattttcacatcttaaccgttcagtttttaggtcctaatgtatagatcacttctgcaaattttcagccaaattggtgatcgttatgacatccaaaactgcaatttacacgaacggaccgaatctgtcgaaccggaaccgttcgtgtttataatggtaaattgcagttttggatgccttaacgatcatcaaattggctgaaaattttcagaagtgatctatacattaggacctaaaaactgaacggttaagatgtgaaaatatgatcgaaaagttggtataatgcctatccctataaaagaccaaaaaaatagATCCCTCACTAAAagggtcctatatatatatatatatatatatatatatatatatatatatgcgtaATCGACTCGTGTAGGCTTTAGAAAAAGGAAACAATATAAGCGAGAAAAGTTGCTTTCCTTAGGTTAGGTTTTCCTGGTTTTTATTACatgcattatatatatatatacacacacacacacagaattACAGATCATCCCCAATAAGGCCAATACCAATAGTATTCGTTTTAATTATTGGttctccattttcattttacagAAGCATCGAAAGCGCCTGATAATGCCCTAAACAAGGGATCTCCGGAGCTGTGACAGCTCAGCGTAGTCGATCAGATGAGAGAATTTGTTCTTCACCATTATTAGTTAGTCAGCTAGCTAACTAACTATTTGTTAGAGATCGAGTTAACTCCACATTGTTGCTGTTAGGGTTTTGTTAATTGGATGGAGGTTGCACATGCATAAACGACAAGTTCGAGCTATCTGAAAGCAACACAACACTCCCcgttcattatttttcttttcttcgtaACGTACTTTTTTCTTTATGTATATTAGTGCGTAGATATTCCaatttatctttatttttttccttctctttcgcAATTAGTGAATAACTGTGAGAGACAATCTAACTTTAGATTCAATAGATTTCCTATTGCATCCGAGTTGTGTTCTTTTAATAAATCTGAATTATAGTGTCATGATAGAAGAGTGCAAcagtttattttatttgatttttatcCAAAGGAGTGTGTGTGGGAGCAAATTTGGTACTGAACTAGACAAATTAGAATATAAAAACTAActatataaatacacacacacatatatatatatatatagctaattACCATActcacacacatatatatatatagctaattACCATACTCTGTGCTattaggttttgattttgaaagtcCCTATAGTTTCGACTATGGTTTCGATCTATTACACTAAACCAACATACGAATCAAGACTTAAACAGTGAATTAGAAAgccttttatttttgttcttcTATTTCATTGATATAGCTTGTTGGCTCTGCTCGTTCATTtatcaatacacacacacacacaaccttgatcaggtgcggatatccgcacctcaTCAAAAAGGTATGGATTTCCAtatttgacccacttttcgatcatattttcacatcttaactgttcagtttttaagtcctaatgtatatgtcatctctacaaattttcagccaaattgatgatcgttaaggcattcaaaactgcaatttacgcgaacgaaccgaatctgtcgaacttGAACctttcgtgtttataatggtaaattgcagttttgaataccttaacgatcatcaatttggctgaaaatttgtagagatgacaTATACATTATGacataaaaattgaacggttaagatgtgaaaatatgatcaaaaagtgggtaaaaaactggaaatctgtacctaagaaaaactgcggacgtccgcagtggagaagctctatgtgtgtgtgtgtgtgtgtgtatatatatatatatatatatatatattagatccTATCCGGAGCGTGCTTCGCTTTAAAATTAAAGTGCGCATTTAGAGTTTAGGAtcactttttggtctcatatccacatctcgaccgttcagtttttaagtactaatgtatagattatctctgcaaattttccgccaaattgatgatcattaaggtatccaactcgcttaaaccaaataATTAATAGACGAACTGAATTTGTCAAACCTGAACCATACTagttttaaggcagttat
Coding sequences:
- the LOC112173709 gene encoding cytokinin dehydrogenase 5, coding for MATKLVLITFAICRLLITVGLTMEPAELLRLVVDGQLSLDPSDVETASKDFGLMSRAEPLAVMHPASAEDVTRLVRAAYSSAKGFSVSARGHGHSINGQAQARNGVVVEMSGGNRVGSGKPAAGRSETVGRVVSEKGLYMDAWGGELWIEVLRATLEYGLAPKSWTDYLYLSVGGTLSNAGISGQAFNHGPQISNVLEVDVVTGKGELLTCSEERNSELFHAVLGGLGQFGIITRARIALEPAPKRVRWIRVLYSNFSAFTKDQEYLISLHGQPSSQKFDYVEGFVIVDEGLINNWRSSFFSPSNPVKISSIDSNGNGGVLYCLEITKNYDDSTADTIDQEIEALLEKLDFVPTSVFTTDLPYVDFLDRVHKAELKLRSKGLWDVPHPWLNLFVPKSRIADFDEGVFKGILGNKTSGPVLIYPMNKDKWDQQSSVVTPDEDVFYLVALLRSALDSGDETHTLEYLTDQNRRIFKFCDEAGIKIKQYLPHYTTQQEWMDHFGDKWPQFYQRKMEFDPRQILATGQCIFAGPSVSIAGHDQL